Proteins co-encoded in one Diaminobutyricimonas sp. LJ205 genomic window:
- a CDS encoding TetR/AcrR family transcriptional regulator yields the protein MQQVDGRRARGDESRRVALASAVDLASVSGLEGLSIGGLAGTIGASKSGVAALFGSKEQLQLAVVAAAREIFMATVIEPARVQPRGIRRLTALVQLWLDYSSGRTFPGGCFFLAAAAEYDSKPGLLRDAVAAALAEWDGYLTASIRFAIELGELPGLKDPEQLTFELRALAAEANSRSLLQDSDVPYARARAAMAARLQMLGADPVVLEQGGLA from the coding sequence ATGCAACAGGTCGATGGACGCCGAGCGCGGGGAGACGAGTCCCGCCGCGTCGCGCTGGCGAGCGCGGTAGACCTGGCGTCGGTGAGCGGGCTTGAGGGCCTCTCCATCGGCGGCCTCGCCGGCACGATCGGCGCCAGCAAGAGCGGAGTCGCCGCGCTGTTCGGCTCCAAGGAGCAACTGCAACTGGCCGTGGTGGCTGCCGCCCGTGAGATCTTCATGGCAACCGTGATTGAGCCGGCACGGGTGCAACCCCGAGGCATCCGGCGCCTGACCGCACTGGTGCAGCTGTGGCTCGACTACTCGTCGGGGCGCACGTTCCCGGGCGGATGCTTCTTCCTGGCCGCCGCAGCCGAGTACGACTCCAAGCCGGGGCTTCTGCGTGACGCGGTGGCCGCCGCGCTCGCCGAGTGGGACGGCTACCTGACCGCGTCGATCCGGTTTGCGATTGAGCTGGGGGAGTTGCCTGGCCTGAAGGACCCGGAACAGTTGACCTTCGAGTTGCGTGCCCTTGCGGCCGAGGCGAATTCGCGGTCCCTGCTGCAGGATTCGGACGTCCCGTACGCCCGTGCCCGTGCGGCCATGGCCGCCCGACTGCAGATGCTCGGCGCTGATCCGGTCGTGCTCGAGCAGGGCGGGCTGGCTTAG
- a CDS encoding MarR family winged helix-turn-helix transcriptional regulator, which yields MAEQPRPIGFWLRLVDRLLEERFAEVLEEHGVTRRQWQLLSVLAGGEASVEQLDAAVAPFRSEGDEDSAVEHLTELIESGWVAATAVGYELTPRGLLAFEKLSEVVSELRGSVGAGVSGDEYAQTLEILERMARNLGWQEEAQAQDEAGDEAQAQDEA from the coding sequence ATGGCAGAGCAGCCCCGCCCGATCGGATTCTGGCTCAGGCTCGTCGACCGACTCCTCGAGGAGCGGTTCGCCGAGGTGCTCGAGGAGCACGGCGTCACCCGCCGGCAGTGGCAACTGCTGAGCGTGCTGGCGGGCGGCGAGGCATCGGTCGAGCAACTGGATGCCGCGGTCGCGCCGTTCCGCAGCGAAGGCGACGAGGACTCCGCGGTCGAGCACCTGACCGAGTTGATTGAAAGCGGCTGGGTGGCCGCCACGGCCGTGGGCTACGAGCTCACTCCGCGCGGGCTTCTCGCCTTTGAGAAGCTCAGTGAAGTCGTCAGCGAGTTGCGCGGCAGCGTGGGCGCCGGGGTCAGCGGCGACGAGTACGCGCAGACGCTCGAGATTCTGGAACGGATGGCCAGGAACCTCGGCTGGCAAGAAGAGGCACAGGCGCAGGACGAGGCGGGAGACGAGGCTCAGGCGCAGGACGAGGCCTAG
- a CDS encoding amidase, with protein MSDLHDLTAQEQWTLLQRAEVSPTQLAEHYLARIDRLDAELGAFITVTPERALDRAREVETSVAHSAPLWGLPFADKDLTARAGVRTTYGSRLFAEFVPDVSDPMALAMDAAGGISLGKTNTPEFGLTGYTESLAAPPARNPYDLTLGAGGSSGGAATAVAAGLLPFAPASDGGGSIRIPAASTGLVGIKPTRGLVPAASGVDKVAGLAVGGPIARTVADAAMLLDAMVAAGPYPFTLRFPAPDGPLLAAAVRGEGRFQLGVMTTSPWDDSLDIHLDPAVLEAMALTAGELDELGHGLESIALEPVDYAGFFTTLWQASAASIPADGAELDLLEPLSRWLVERGRSLPVRQLLEALSAATAFERSVIRQFASFDAVLTPTLALLPRPLGWFDQADAEHNFVQQCEAAPFTSFVNVSGLPAITLPVHRTDNGLPVGVQLIGRPGGEATLLSIGAQLERRLRWQHRHPPAWNA; from the coding sequence GTGAGCGACCTCCACGACCTGACCGCCCAGGAGCAGTGGACGCTGCTGCAACGCGCCGAGGTCAGCCCGACCCAGCTCGCCGAGCACTACCTCGCCCGCATCGACCGCCTCGACGCGGAGCTCGGCGCCTTCATCACGGTCACCCCGGAGCGCGCGCTCGACCGTGCCCGTGAGGTGGAGACATCGGTCGCCCACTCCGCCCCGCTCTGGGGCCTGCCGTTCGCCGACAAAGACCTCACCGCCCGCGCCGGCGTGCGCACCACGTACGGGTCGCGGTTGTTCGCCGAGTTTGTTCCGGATGTCTCGGACCCGATGGCCCTGGCGATGGACGCCGCCGGTGGGATCAGCCTCGGCAAGACCAACACCCCCGAGTTCGGCCTGACCGGCTATACCGAATCGCTGGCCGCGCCACCCGCCCGCAACCCGTACGACCTGACGCTCGGCGCCGGCGGGTCCAGTGGCGGGGCAGCCACCGCGGTTGCCGCTGGACTGCTGCCGTTCGCGCCCGCCTCCGACGGTGGCGGCTCGATCCGCATCCCGGCCGCGTCCACCGGGCTGGTCGGCATCAAGCCGACGCGCGGGCTGGTTCCCGCGGCATCCGGTGTCGACAAGGTCGCCGGCCTCGCCGTGGGTGGTCCGATCGCCCGTACCGTCGCTGACGCGGCGATGCTGCTCGACGCGATGGTTGCGGCCGGGCCGTACCCGTTCACGCTGCGCTTCCCCGCACCGGACGGGCCGCTGCTGGCGGCGGCAGTGCGCGGCGAGGGGCGGTTCCAGCTCGGCGTGATGACGACCTCACCCTGGGACGACTCGCTCGATATTCACCTCGATCCCGCCGTGCTGGAAGCAATGGCGCTGACCGCCGGTGAACTCGACGAGCTCGGTCACGGGCTGGAGAGCATCGCGCTGGAACCGGTCGACTATGCCGGGTTCTTCACGACCCTCTGGCAGGCCAGTGCCGCCAGCATCCCGGCCGATGGCGCCGAGCTCGACCTGCTCGAACCGCTCAGCCGCTGGCTGGTCGAACGCGGCCGTTCGCTGCCCGTCCGCCAGTTGCTCGAGGCGCTGAGCGCGGCGACCGCCTTCGAGCGCTCGGTGATCCGGCAGTTCGCATCCTTCGACGCGGTGCTGACGCCGACGCTGGCGCTGCTGCCGCGTCCACTCGGCTGGTTCGATCAGGCGGATGCCGAGCACAACTTCGTCCAGCAGTGTGAGGCGGCCCCGTTCACGAGCTTCGTGAACGTGTCCGGACTGCCCGCGATCACGCTTCCGGTGCACAGGACGGACAACGGTCTTCCGGTCGGCGTGCAGCTGATCGGCCGCCCCGGTGGGGAGGCAACGCTGCTCTCGATCGGCGCGCAACTGGAGCGCAGGCTGCGCTGGCAGCACCGGCATCCGCCCGCCTGGAACGCGTAA
- a CDS encoding MFS transporter, whose protein sequence is MNEGRSPEASIPSTPPVIDDAVLTDDRRIPRRQVTAWALWDWGSASFNAVVTTFVFSTYLASRLFVDSDVLDSGNDAAINRVLADNASLVGWALAAAGILVALLAPVMGQRTDGSGRRKLWLGINTGLVVAAMSAMFFVEGAPAYFVLGATLLAVGNVFFEFASVNYNAMLVQVSNRHNIGKVSGFGWGLGYVGGIVLLVVLLLLFIQSFGVEGQTGLLGISTDGGLNIRVAVFASAVWFAIFAIPVLVAVPEIPARRRANRVSLFASYGILFRTIGRLAKNSPQVLLFLVASAVFRDGLAGVFTFGAIIAAQAFGFSSSEVLYFAVAANVVAGIGTFLGGWLDDKVGAKSVIVGGLVGLIVAATTVLFIGDAKLGFWIAALFLCLFVGPVQASSRSFLARITPPGREGEIFGLYATTGRAVSFLAPVLFALFVGISGDTRLGILGIVLVLLAGLLLMLPVKVKQAQID, encoded by the coding sequence ATGAATGAAGGCCGCAGCCCCGAGGCATCCATCCCGAGCACCCCGCCCGTCATCGACGATGCGGTGCTGACCGACGACCGCCGGATCCCGCGGCGGCAGGTCACCGCGTGGGCTCTCTGGGACTGGGGCTCCGCCTCGTTCAACGCCGTGGTGACCACGTTCGTCTTCAGCACCTATCTCGCCAGCCGACTGTTCGTCGACAGCGACGTGCTGGACTCGGGCAATGATGCGGCGATCAACAGGGTCCTTGCTGACAACGCCAGCCTGGTCGGCTGGGCACTCGCTGCGGCCGGCATCCTGGTGGCGCTGCTCGCACCGGTGATGGGGCAGCGCACCGACGGATCGGGCCGACGCAAGCTGTGGCTCGGCATCAACACCGGCCTGGTCGTCGCCGCGATGTCCGCGATGTTCTTCGTCGAGGGTGCGCCCGCATATTTCGTGCTTGGTGCCACGCTGCTCGCGGTCGGCAATGTTTTCTTCGAGTTCGCCAGCGTCAACTACAACGCGATGCTGGTGCAGGTGTCGAACCGGCACAACATCGGCAAGGTTTCGGGCTTCGGCTGGGGCCTCGGTTACGTCGGCGGCATCGTGCTGCTCGTGGTGCTGTTGCTGCTGTTCATCCAGAGCTTCGGCGTCGAAGGGCAGACCGGCCTGCTCGGCATCAGCACCGACGGCGGTCTGAACATCCGCGTCGCGGTGTTCGCATCGGCGGTGTGGTTCGCGATCTTCGCGATCCCGGTGCTGGTCGCGGTGCCCGAGATCCCGGCGCGACGGCGCGCGAACCGGGTCAGCCTGTTCGCGTCGTACGGCATCCTGTTCCGCACCATTGGGCGCCTGGCCAAGAACAGCCCGCAGGTGCTGCTGTTCCTGGTGGCCAGCGCCGTCTTCCGTGACGGGCTCGCGGGTGTGTTCACCTTCGGCGCGATCATCGCCGCGCAGGCGTTCGGGTTCAGCAGCAGCGAGGTGCTCTACTTCGCCGTGGCCGCGAATGTCGTGGCCGGGATCGGCACCTTCCTAGGCGGCTGGCTCGATGACAAGGTCGGCGCGAAGAGCGTCATCGTTGGCGGGCTCGTCGGCCTGATCGTGGCGGCCACGACGGTGCTCTTCATCGGCGACGCAAAGCTCGGCTTCTGGATCGCGGCTCTGTTCCTCTGCCTCTTCGTCGGACCGGTGCAGGCCTCCAGCCGCAGCTTCCTCGCCCGGATCACCCCACCCGGACGCGAGGGCGAGATCTTCGGCCTGTACGCCACCACCGGCCGTGCGGTGAGCTTCCTTGCGCCGGTGCTGTTCGCACTGTTCGTCGGCATCTCGGGTGACACCCGGCTCGGCATCCTCGGCATCGTCCTGGTGCTGCTGGCCGGCCTGCTGCTGATGCTGCCGGTGAAGGTCAAGCAGGCGCAGATCGACTGA
- a CDS encoding PQ-loop repeat-containing protein — MDSTSLAINLLGFVATAGSIFLWIPQARITWRNRNDAARLAGISSSTQWLVVISGLFWIAYGILADSFWVMAPCFLSVPLGLATVFVIRRGRKLPPPTISVPIIDSSEFLDSAVADTAFLDTTEIVAENTQTSSIPIVVTGESADVGVPIMATAESADVDTSSAAPDGAYSSTGSIPVLS; from the coding sequence ATGGACAGCACCTCTCTCGCCATCAACCTGCTCGGATTCGTCGCCACCGCCGGCAGCATTTTTCTATGGATCCCGCAGGCGCGGATCACCTGGCGGAACCGGAATGACGCCGCTCGGCTGGCCGGGATCTCCTCCAGCACCCAGTGGCTGGTCGTCATCTCGGGGCTGTTCTGGATCGCCTACGGCATACTGGCCGATTCGTTCTGGGTGATGGCACCGTGCTTCCTCAGCGTCCCGCTCGGACTGGCCACCGTCTTCGTGATCCGACGCGGCCGCAAGCTGCCGCCGCCGACCATCTCGGTGCCGATCATCGACTCGTCGGAGTTCCTCGACTCCGCCGTCGCCGACACCGCGTTCCTCGACACCACCGAGATCGTCGCTGAGAACACCCAGACCAGCTCGATCCCGATCGTGGTGACCGGTGAGTCCGCCGACGTCGGTGTGCCGATCATGGCCACGGCGGAGTCGGCCGACGTCGACACGAGTTCGGCGGCCCCCGACGGCGCGTACTCCTCGACCGGCTCGATCCCGGTCCTCAGCTAA